The Linepithema humile isolate Giens D197 chromosome 7, Lhum_UNIL_v1.0, whole genome shotgun sequence genome has a window encoding:
- the LOC105668437 gene encoding CCAAT/enhancer-binding protein yields MESPVMYDSTAHQVQAQGAGELKKSQVLNNNTSNQNNNAATNNNSTLQINHNHNQQQNSAVISKVSASKATLHQQYAEHCAAAGELTDLNTPEISLDLQNLIDDNHFNDGLLDMLGANSGAVKHVRTGGYPRTTLAYMPQPVHSGASYHQGSNSCSDSNSSSSESPSIKEEPLDPADYRRHCPQYPPNGYSPVTNNPFANGGQTFTTLTPSTVPGSHPGAPIHQPPPRGGPMKGPVMAHQHHATANVARKTTKAIDKASDEYRRRRERNNIAVRKSREKAKVRSRETEEKVKLLVKDNDLLKKRIELLTEELNVLRSLFSSVGVAPEQLHRELSRHLDQFQQHAVAPM; encoded by the coding sequence ATGGAATCACCGGTCATGTACGATTCAACGGCCCATCAGGTCCAGGCCCAGGGTGCGGGCGAACTGAAGAAGTCCCAGGTGCTCAACAACAATACCAGCAATCAGAACAACAATGCCGCGACGAACAACAATTCTACGCTGCAGATCAATCACAATCATAATCAGCAGCAGAACAGCGCGGTGATAAGCAAAGTCTCCGCCAGCAAGGCGACCCTGCATCAGCAGTACGCCGAGCACTGTGCCGCCGCCGGCGAGCTCACCGATCTCAACACCCCGGAAATTTCGCTGGATCTTCAGAATCTGATCGACGACAATCACTTCAATGACGGCCTGCTGGACATGCTCGGCGCTAACAGCGGCGCCGTCAAGCACGTGAGGACGGGCGGCTACCCGCGCACAACGCTCGCCTACATGCCGCAGCCGGTGCACAGCGGGGCGAGCTATCATCAGGGCAGCAACAGCTGCAGCGACAGCAACAGCTCGAGCTCGGAATCGCCCAGCATCAAGGAGGAGCCGCTCGACCCGGCGGACTATCGACGCCACTGTCCGCAATATCCGCCCAATGGTTACAGTCCGGTGACGAACAATCCGTTCGCCAACGGTGGCCAGACCTTCACCACCCTGACGCCATCCACGGTGCCCGGCAGTCATCCGGGCGCGCCGATTCATCAGCCGCCGCCACGAGGCGGCCCCATGAAGGGGCCGGTGATGGCTCATCAGCATCACGCTACCGCCAACGTCGCCAGGAAGACCACCAAGGCCATCGACAAGGCGAGCGACGAGTACAGACGGCGGCGGGAGAGGAACAACATCGCCGTGAGGAAGAGCCGCGAGAAGGCGAAGGTGCGGTCGCGCGAGACCGAGGAGAAGGTGAAGCTGCTGGTGAAGGACAACGATTTGCTGAAGAAGCGGATCGAACTGCTCACCGAGGAGCTCAACGTGCTCAGATCACTCTTCAGCAGCGTCGGCGTGGCACCCGAGCAACTGCATCGCGAACTCTCCAGGCACCTCGACCAATTTCAGCAACACGCGGTCGCGCCGATGTAG
- the lolal gene encoding longitudinals lacking protein-like, translated as MAGEQQQFFLKWNDFQSNMVSSFKHLRDEKSFTDVTLACDGQTCKAHKMVLSACSPYFKSLLEENPSKHPIIILKDVAYSHLQAILEFMYAGEVNVSQDQLPAFLKTADRLKVKGLAEAPGAIKREG; from the exons ATGGCGGGAGAGCAGCAGCAGttttttcttaaatggaaTGATTTCCAATCGAACATGGTGTCATCGTTCAAGCATCTGCGAGATGAGAAAAGCTTCACGGATGTGACGTTGGCTTGTGATGGTCAAACTTGCAAAGCACATAAAATGGTCTTATCTGCCTGTAGTCCTTATTTTAAATCCTTGTTAGAG GAAAATCCGTCCAAACATCCAATTATAATTCTAAAGGATGTTGCGTACAGCCATCTGCAAGCCATTCTAGAATTCATGTATGCAGGTGAAGTAAATGTTTCACAAGACCAGCTACCAGCATTTCTCAAAACGGCAGACCGGCTTAAAGTTAAAGGACTAGCTGAAGCTCCCGGTGCCATTAAGAGAGAAGGTTAA